From Plasmodium brasilianum strain Bolivian I chromosome 5, whole genome shotgun sequence, the proteins below share one genomic window:
- a CDS encoding phosphatase encodes MLGRTTLLPPLRFKRSICVKYLKLLFYLKKHRFEKKWNRYYCCLFQTAEKEITTTLKKVVHKTLSKDILSIKNKKGQFENFVSLLLTKPVKIASFDFDGTLINTVQSKHVNNLVYNERVLTALVKLSEKGKETEKKYKFVIFSNQTNVSSCAHNYDNIKYHKLPIFFSKIQGFKNALSYFHSLFSSEEKQKQKHQRKEDKGETEEKKKKRKKKKKATSLLRYPYNITEEGTNQFYCFILRLMEKIIEEKNSVYLCRRFYARFSRGFLLTRPRGPPPQAKEKEANEVNAEDVTNVINAANEETALNVWMATKRPAQCRRKMQNSEFLNYFFSIGKCEIREIDIYAKPNDGQYSLYICLEAIKYLIILNCYFKYSCKLGIEEINGIENKELQNFFLLGNDIFGINEIRELTKNLKRRYFDINKISLRILDTYTNFLLKRTKAYSNLRETNYDNSNSSSVINFFFNDQMGDDGGVSFAPSIEEKQLLALLNEEKFIQNIIPCLICKNKIMKRLAMHFAGLLFNFEDSFYIGNNVGRPYDKSDVDLKFAQRIGIKNYDDTWFQNFENL; translated from the exons ATGCTTGGACGAACGACCTTGCTTCCCCCTTTGAGATTTAAAAGATCTATTtgtgtaaaatatttaaaattattattttatttaaaaaagcatagatttgaaaaaaaatggaataggTATTACTGCTGCTTATTTCAAACAGCAGAAAAAGAGATAACAACTACATTGAAGAAGGTAGTACATAAAACTCTTTCGAAAGATATATTGTCCATTAAGAACAAGAAGGGacaatttgaaaattttgtatCTCTTTTATTAACTAAGCCCGTGAAAATTGCTTCGTTCGATTTTGACGGTACCCTTATTAATACTGTTCAAAGTAaacatgtaaataatttGGTTTACAACGAGAGGGTGTTAACAGCTCTTGTTAAATTAtcagaaaaaggaaaagaaacagaaaagaaatacaaaTTTGTCATTTTTTCCAATCAAACGAATGTATCATCATGTGCTCACAATTATGACAATATAAAATACCACAAATtgccaatttttttttcaaaaattcaGGGTTTCAAAAATGCATTATCTTATTTCCACTCACTGTTCAGTTCagaggaaaaacaaaaacaaaagcaTCAGCGAAAGGAGGATAAAGGCGAAacggaagaaaaaaaaaaaaaaagaaaaaaaaaaaaaaaggctacTTCACTCTTGCGCTATCCATACAATATAACAGAAGAAGGGACGAATCAATTTTACTGTTTTATCTTACGCTTgatggaaaaaattatagaagaGAAAAACTCTGTTTATTTGTGTAGACGCTTTTACGCTCGTTTTTCAAGGGGTTTTCTGCTTACTCGGCCACGAGGTCCCCCTCCACAAGCCAAGGAAAAAGAAGCGAACGAGGTAAACGCGGAAGATGTGACAAATGTAATAAATGCAGCAAACGAGGAAACGGCTCTAAACGTGTGGATGGCCACAAAACGACCTGCACAGTGCAGGCGGAAAATGCAAAATTCAGAATTTCTGAATTACTTCTTTTCCATCGGGAAATGTGAAATAAGGGAAATAGACATTTATGCAAAACCGAATGATGGCCAGTATTCATTGTACATATGTTTGGAAGCAATTAAGTActtgataattttaaattgttattttaaatattcgtGCAAATTAGGaatagaagaaataaatgGAATAGAAAATAAGGAATTGCAAAATTTCTTTCTCCTAGGCAATGACATATTTGGCATAAACGAAATACGTGAGTTAACTAAAAACTTGAAAAGACGTTATTTTGATATCAACAAAATAAGTTTAAGAATATTAGACACATATACAAATTTCTTGTTGAAAAGAACTAAAGCGTATAGTAATCTGAGAGAGACAAACTATGATAATTCCAACTCTTCTTcagtaattaattttttttttaatgatcaAATGGGCGATGATGGTGGTGTTTCTTTTGCACCCTCCATCGAGGAAAAACAGTTGCTTGctttattaaatgaagagaaatttatacaaaatataattccaTGTTTAATATgcaagaataaaataatgaaaagacTGGCAATGCATTTTGCCGGTTTGCTGTTTAATTTTGAGGATAGCTTTTACATAGGAAACAATGTTGGTCGTCCGTACGACAAGTCCGATGTGGATTTAAAG tTTGCACAAAGAATTGGTATTAAAAACTACGATGATACTTGGTTccaaaattttgaaaatttatga